DNA sequence from the Scomber scombrus unplaced genomic scaffold, fScoSco1.1 SCAFFOLD_325, whole genome shotgun sequence genome:
CAAAGAGCTTTTGTTAGGCGGGTTCATGTTGGTATCGACGACGGCCATCCTTCTCTGATAGTACGCCTGCTGCTGGAGAGGGTTTCCTTGAAAATCTCGATGTGTCGACACTCTGTTTGTTGCGTCTCCGTTCTCAGTTTTGAGGCACTGCACCTCGTCACCCGGCAGCATCACGTCTTCCTCCGCGATGTCATTTGTCATTGTCTCCATGGCGACGTTCTCCGAAATGCTTGGCGGTCGCAGGCTGCAAGGGTAGCGGAGGAGACTGCCATCCGATCGCAGGAAGGTTTGGTGAGATAGATGCTGCCGATCTGCTGCAGGAGGCGGATGGGGCTGCACCCCTCCGCTCAGCGTTCCCATGCTGCTGTAGCGTTGCATCTGCGGCTGGCTGTGAGAATCTGGTGCCACCCGTCTCACAGGGTCACTGGCTCGGCGGGGGATGTTTGACGGGACTTCATGGGGCATCAAGCTCCGTGTGGCGTAGCTGCTGTACTGCCTGGAAGTCAGCCCATTGGTTGACGTGGGGGATTCCTGGAAGTCCCCGTACATCTGGTGAGACTTAAGACTCATCTTGTCTATGTTTGGGAGAGGAGTAGGTGGGGCGCCCCCAGTGGCAGCAGCGTATTTTGCTTTGAGGCGGTAGTGCTGGGCAGGGGTCAGGCTAAGGATGCCGGTTAGGCTCCCTCCTCCGTACCCCCCTGATCCTCTGCTGCTTCCCCCACACTGACTGGTCTGGCTGGAGCGTCGCGAGATGTCGGCAGAGATGGGGTCGTAGGAGTCAGCGGAGCTGATGTTGCTTGGGCGGTTAGCGCCGAACTGTGAAGCCTGACTGGAGCGCCGGCTTGAGTAACAGGGGGAGATGCCCGAGGAACGGCGGCTGAGTGTGTAAACTGAGCTCAGGGTGCTGGAGGTGCTGTCGCGGCGCTCCGAAAGACCCAGCAGAGTCATTTTACCGGAGCTCAGATCACCAAAGCCGGAACCAGGGAAGGACACAGGACCACCACCTATATTTGGACTTTCCAGGAGGGACCCTGAGGACAAACAGATAAGAAATGTTGGACACTTGGATTCTCACCAATCCTACAACTCTGCAGTCTTTTAAGCCTCTTTTAGGACCCAGTTTTTCTTCTCTGATAAGCCCAGCACCGAACAACAGATAGACAAAGTTAAAGACTTTCAGATGaagaaagtgaaacatttagcagctaaagagaaaaatattttttctcaggaattggtggagaccaaactaGAATTTAAAAGGAGAATGAATATTGGCCTTAAATCCAAAAACCCAACTCTAATTGAATGCTGTTGCTCTAGAAAACGTTTGGAAACATCAGTACAACTTTTTTAAAGGGTAATAATCTTCTTTTAGCTCCAGTTTGGACTCTACCAACCCCTGAGAATAATAACAGTCTCTTTAGCTTGTGAAGGAAGTGGAACATCTAGCAACTAGTCTCCAACTCTATCTGTGTGGCCAAATTAAAATCGATCAGTGGACTTTCTGAAGGACTCACCAGTTGCTGGTATGGGTGGAAGCTTGGTGCCGAGGGCCAGCGGTGTTGGGTTGGTGGCCCATCGACACGAGTCCCTCACTGTCATCAGCTTCTCCTTCTTCAGATGCTCCAGGTGCTGGCAGGTGCTGAGCTGCTTCCGGTAGTGGAGGCCCACCGCCGCGACCCCACCGCGGGAATCTTCGAAACCAAAGGACTCAACGAAGGGCAGTTCGTCCAAGGTGCTGAGGTCCCCCAGACTTCCCCCGCTGTGCGCCGCCATTTCTACTCCACTGTCATTGTTGGTGGTACTGCCAAGCGGTGATGGTTCGCTGCTACATGATGACTGACCGCCAGGGCTGGACTGATACATctagaaagagagacagtggatgaatgagggagagaaaaagatgcagaaataaaaagagCATGAGAGAAGTAGGAGAGCAGCGACTTTTTGTCctgaaaactgtttttctttaccAGAACAAAAGTGGAACAGTGGTTAACATGGCATGAAGAACAGTGAATCATTGAGTCTTTTATCCTCCCCCAGCTTAATTGTAAATAATGAGTGTTTTTTTGGGATGGGGGTTAAGAGGTGGGGGGTGCACCACAGATTACAGACTGTCTTAGTCTGTCTGTGAATTAGAAATGGGCAGGATGAAAGGCTGCTAGAGGCTGAGCCAGAGCGCCGGGCCAATCATCACGAGATGTGATCACGTTTTCTTTTCTGCAGAAGCTGAACTCAGAGAGGATTCAGGCTCTGTGAAGAGTTTATGGAGGTATGAAGCTTTTCTTCTCATAGTTTCATGTTACAGTAAATAGACTTCAGgcttttttaaccctcctgttgtcctcgagtcaaggaatgaaggaaggaagaagggaggaaaggagggaaggaaggaaggaaaggatggaggaaaggaaagaaggaaggaaggacggaagaaagaaggaaggaaggaaggtaggaggtagggaggaaagaaggaagaaaggtaggagggagaaaggaagggaggaaagaaggacagaggaaagaaggaagggaggaaggtagcggggaggaaagagagacggagggagggagggaggaaggaaagagaggagggaaggaaaggaggagggaagaaaggtggatggaggtaggaaaggaggaagggaggaaagaggaaggaaagaaagagagaaggagggagggaggaaggacagacggaaggaagggaggaaagaaggaacagtcaaaacagacgagggaggacgacacgaaggttaatcaCCTGACTCAACTCAAAACTTTTAATTTGCTGCCTTAAAAGATTGATATCAGGCGGCTATGAATGAAGCTCAGTTTGAAGTAATGCACCTTTTACTGGGACAATACTGGTTATACATCTCTGTGAATCAGCCCTGCCAAGCCTCCGGATCCTCACAGACTCTTAATATATTCACTGCTAAAAAGCCGTCTTGATCACAGCTTGATAGTCGGCCCTGTTTGCACATAGCACCGAAACCAATTCCCAGTGTTTGAATATTAATCCTGGAGTAGCTTTTATCACGTTCAGTCACTCTGACGGGTGTTTGATATGTCTCCACTGTAGGTTTAAACTGCCTGTGTAAAGGAAAAGTGACGTACAGTACTGTACATGGTTTCATAGGATGATAAATTAATCTTCCTTGACTCTACGCTGTCATCAACTTTTTATTCCCTCtcaaaaaagataaatgaggaggttttaagatttatttaagcaagcaaaccaacaaaaataacataaataactgcaataaaaagcaataaataagactctttaaaaataatctgtttAACAAATATTATACAGAATCCAGCTGCTGCTAAAATATAGACGGAGCTTGATTTTGTGAACCATAACCAGCTCCTAGAAGTCAGAAGTAATGATGATTTCGGCCTGTGATGGGTTGGAAATTGAATTTATTGTATGCAAAAGGTGTCTGGTTGTGTCTAATCGCTCCTGTCGTTTCCCTAAAGAGAAGGTGTCTGTTTGGTCTGATAATAATTTTCTCATGTTGTACACAAGAAAGGAAATTaatcccaccaccaccaccaaaaaCAAAGGCGCACTGCTTCAATGAAACACCTGTTTTTTCCTTCCCGCGTGCTGTCGACACACTGTTTTcccttgtttttaatcaattgGCAAGAATAAGAAAGGCTTTTGAACTTTTGTTCCTTAAATGAGGGAGCGTGCCTTGAATTTTTttactgggggggggggggctcgtTCACTTCTTTCTGAACAGTAATTTTCCATTTGTGTATCAGCAGCACATGCTTGTTTtacacaggcggggagttccggtcctctgaaatgaggccaacgtggaagtaacttaaaactgcattctatcaaaaggccaccagggggcgaccgttttggtgtcaaaaggacttccgtctctatacaagtcaatggagaattcaccaacttctcacttgatttctaacctcaataaacgttttcaaaatgtgtttatggtctcaatcgctagtttaaagccttcttcaatgcagtatgatgttcatttgggacatgttggcctccctgattttatatgtgacgataaagcagggtatgcattagggcgtggctacgtggtgattgacaggttgattggttcacaggttcaggagggcgcctcatgctcctcctgatgcccatataagtagaatccgtgtttttatttttcccagcatgcacctgaaattttcaagatggcgctgctcagatccgatactcttggcctccgagcagcagtccacaaaccaatacgtcacggatgttacgtccatgtcttatatacagtctatggttttacaTAGCGGCCAGATCCAAGCAGCCTCCAGTAGTGCttcctcctctttgtttttattggtcATTAATGCATCTCAGTTTGGAGTGAATGGCGTACAATGGCAAAAGATGGCACAGAATGTCCCAAAATAAATGGTGCAAACCAGCAAAATATGGCGAAAGATGGTGAAAGATGGGCGTAATAAGCCGTAGCTGAGCTCACCTTAACAAGGTCTGTCCATGAGGAAAGtcagaaaaaggaagagaaatgaAGACAAGCAAGCAGAAGTTAGAATAAAGACGCATGCTGTTATTTACAGAACCAACCGAGGACTGCAaatcaaaatgattttatttgtctgttaaaGAGGAAACGTTAATGCTGCAGTTAGTGTAGCAGTAGCTGTTAGTATGGAGAAATGTGTCAGTAACCCTAAGAAACTATTATCATGTGATCAGCAGCTCGTCTTTGGAGCTGCAGTCATTTAATATagttaaacctcctgttgtcctcgagtcaagggaggatggaagggaggaagaaggaaatgagggaggaatgaaaggagggaggaagaaggaaatgagggaggggagggatcaaattgaccctgttttgactgttccttcattccttccatctgtccttcctcgttctctctttctttccttcctctctctttccttccttcctacatccccctttcttccttccttctgtccatccttccttcctcttttcctttctccctccctccctccctccctccctccttccttccttccttccctccctccttctctctttctttcctcccccctaccttcttcccttccttttttcctttcctcccttccttcctccctttttcctccctcctttcctcccttccgtcctcccttccttcctccctccctcctttcctccctcctaccttccttcttcctcctttccatccttcctccctccctcctttcccttccttccttgactcgaggacaacaggagggttaaaagtggTAAATACACAGTAGGttggttttatgtgttttccttCTGTTGCATTaagccctttttttttggtttctgaaaaatataaattaagcCTCATTTCTTACCAGCTTCCTTTTAACAAATAAATCTTGCTACTCTCTTTAAAGGATTTAATTTTCTCACCACAGAGTTTTCCGTCTTGATGGATTTAACGTGCAGGTAGTCCTCCACTCCTCTGggggagctgctgctgtctgataTCTTATCGTCCCTCTGGattctgtctctgtgtcccGTCTCGTTCTCTCCGTTCTCTCTGGGCGCCGGCGGCCTCGGCGGCACGTCGCTGCGCTGCTTCTTGGTGACGTGAGCCTCGGGGCCGTGCACCGTCTTCACGTGCTTCCTGAGAGAGCTGGGGTCCGTTGTAGCGCTTCGTACAGCCGGGGATCTTACACACGTACGGTTTCTGTAGATGCAACGAAATAAACAATGATTAGACTCATGTAGAGGAGTTTCAGAGGAGCTGGATGATGTTTTGGGTTGGAATAAActgtttttctgactttttgaGGTTGAAATCAAATGTTATAGATGCTTAAAGTACAGAAATCCAAACAGAGAATCAACCAAAGTTCATCTGgatcttctccttctttcctcccttctttccttccgcctgtccttccttcccttccctccttctctcttcctttccttcctctctctttcctcccttacttcctccatccccctttcttccttccttctgtccatccttcttccctcccttccttatttcctccctccctccttctctctttctttcctccccctaccttcctcccttccttatttcctctgtccttctttccttcctttcttcctcttttcctgtctccctccctccctccttccttctttcctccctccctccgtccctccttccttccttccttctttcctctgtcccttccttccttcctttccttcctcctttccttttttcctttcatcccttcattcctccctcacttcctttcctcccttcctccctttctccctccctccctctcttccttccttccttgactcgaggacaacaggagggttaaagtgctCCTGGTTCCAGAAGTCAGTcatcttatatttattttagaggaagtgaaatgttttaagtcatttaacacatttctagattccagcttctccagtgtgagaatttaacattttctttacaaCCCCATCATTTTAAACTAATCCCCTTTTTTGGATCTTTTTTTTGATGATACCTTTTTAGGCTTTGAGAAGTTGCAATGTAGGAGTTTATCtgtgagagaaggaaggaagaggaaggaggaaagaggaaggaggaaggaagtgttGTACCTCGTTGGAGTGAGTCCGGTTCTGTGTTTGGCTCGGTCCGATGCGTTGGAGAAAGCTTTGTTGCAGCCTTCGTGCTCGCAGACGTACGGTTTCTCTCCCGTGTGCGAGCGCAGATGAGTTTTGAGATTCTCCAGACGGGAGTACGCCTTCGCACAGCCCTCAAactgcagagagaagaaagagaggaggaagtttTAGATTTAACACCTGATTTACTGTTAAGATCTTAATTTAACatccaacattttttaattatcacTATAAGCAAAGTACAGCTGAGTCTGAGGGTAAAAAAGTCTTTAGTTTTGCAGGTTTGAGGATGAAACCAAAGtatcagacacattttaacCAGATGATGGCGCTAGATGAAAGTTTAGGGGAACATCATTCCTCCAAAATGTGACAATATAAAGGTCAGTGTGTAAAAAAGTAGGAGACGTCCAGTTTTATTGTCAAACAGAAGGTTTTGCAGTCTTCAGAGAATCTTATACTTCATGTAACTTGGTATAATTtggtttttttgctttctctgGATGCTTTGGTGACACTTTTAATAGATGTACTTCTtggtttcagttgttttttggtttggttggttTCAGTCTGGAACATGTGATCTTATTATGATTTTGTAATctaagaagggaggaaggaatgaggaaaggaaggagggaggaaaggaggaaggaagggaggaagaaagaaggaagggagggaggaaggaatggaggaaaggaaagaaaggagggagggaggaaggaaaggaggaaggaatggaggaaaggaaggaaaggagggagggagggaggggagggagggaggaaggaatggagggaaggaaggaaaggagggaggaaggaaagaggggaggaaggacggaggaaagaaggtaggaaggtaggatggaggaaggaaggaaggagggagggaggtagaaaggaaaagatgaagggaggaaggaaagaaaggaaggacggaggaaagaaggaaggaaggagggaggtatgAGAGAAgcgaagggaggaaaggaggaaggaaggaatggaggaaaggaaagaaaggagggaggaaggaaaggaaggaaaggagggaggaaggaaggaaggatggaagggaggaagaaggaagaaagaaggaagggaggaggaaggaaaggaaggaaggaaggaaggaaagaaggaacagtcaaaacagacggggttaaacTGTGAGGACTCCTGATGttccagctgtgtgtttttaccaTCAGCATGTGTTCagaaacatgtacagtagcCAGTGTTTATAGAgccgagggggggggggggggtgtgtttgggttggggtgggggtggtggggggggttgTTTGGGGTCATGGAGGCCACCCGTTACCCACCGTGCACTTGTGCGGTTTCTCCCCCGTGTGTCGGCGCATGTGAACCACCAGCATGTACTGAGCTTTGAAGGGTTTCTGCTCCCTGGAACAATCCTCCCAGCGGCACACGAACTCCTTCTTCT
Encoded proteins:
- the LOC133977083 gene encoding LOW QUALITY PROTEIN: zinc finger protein GLI2-like (The sequence of the model RefSeq protein was modified relative to this genomic sequence to represent the inferred CDS: inserted 1 base in 1 codon; deleted 1 base in 1 codon), which gives rise to HINNDHIHGEKKEFVCRWEDCSREQKPFKAQYMLVVHMRRHTGEKPHKCTFEGCAKAYSRLENLKTHLRSHTGEKPYVCEHEGCNKAFSNASDRAKHXNRTHSNEKPYVCKIPGCTKRYTDPSSLRKHVKTVHGPEAHVTKKQRSDVPPRPPAPRENGENETGHRDRIQRDDKISDSSSSPRGVEDYLHVKSIKTENSVMYQSSPGGQSSCSSEPSPLGSTTNNDSGVEMAAHSGGSLGDLSTLDELPFVESFGFEDSRGGVAAVGLHYRKQLSTCQHLEHLKKEKLMTVRDSCRWATNPTPLALGTKLPPIPATGSLLESPNIGGGPVSFPGSGFGDLSSGKMTLLGLSERRDSTSSTLSSVYTLSRRSSGISPCYSSRRSSQASQFGANRPSNISSADSYDPISADISRRSSQTSQCGGSSRGSGGYGGGSLTGILSLTPAQHYRLKAKYAAATGGAPPTPLPNIDKMSLKSHQMYGDFQESPTSTNGLTSRQYSSYATRSLMPHEVPSNIPRRASDPVRRVAPDSHSQPQMQRYSSMGTLSGGVQPHPPPAADRQHLSHQTFLRSDGSLLRYPCSLRPPSISENVAMETMTNDIAEEDVMLPGDEVQCLKTENGDATNRVSTHRDFQGNPLQQQAYYQRRMAVVDTNMNPPNKSSLGPLDVSQHHSKLQVSGNLALLQQNQNFGSFQNNHSSNQQMIQNLANTQQRYKQPNAEPGANCLQQQRFQQSSNLNEAISSRYMFKQDIGPYDKNGNTTYPPCNNTAAINGGLLTCKQEPVDMHFADAGFQPVQVKIEDCEESILISDQQNCKMPSQSPLQAGNQSHLQPRPPAQPKSLNRHLSRPKIAQQTRHPGHANPDATPNIPNSGVIGFHCGDSSDDNALYYTGQIQVFESNGNLDHHVVDVPPFENDATTSSSGTSQTARTVDSNAVLEQAQIDFDSMLDDGDHSSLMSGTLSPGLLTSLSRSSSRLTTPRNSVTLPSVPAGTGNMAIGDMSSLLSALAEESKFLNLMS